Proteins from a single region of Bremerella sp. JC817:
- a CDS encoding multidrug efflux SMR transporter produces the protein MAWWILFLAGLLEVVWAAGLKYSEGFTRFWPSCITAVALVASMYLLSVAVRDLPMGTAYAVWVGIGAAGTAIYGMTGMGEPVTGMRLFFLGMLVVAILGLKASMPVS, from the coding sequence ATGGCGTGGTGGATTTTGTTTCTTGCCGGACTTCTGGAAGTGGTTTGGGCAGCAGGGCTTAAGTACTCCGAAGGCTTTACCCGATTCTGGCCGAGCTGTATCACGGCGGTCGCTTTGGTGGCCAGCATGTACCTGCTCTCGGTCGCGGTTCGCGATCTACCGATGGGAACGGCCTACGCGGTTTGGGTAGGGATCGGCGCCGCCGGAACTGCCATCTATGGGATGACCGGAATGGGAGAACCTGTGACAGGCATGCGTTTGTTTTTCCTGGGGATGTTGGTGGTAGCCATCCTGGGGCTCAAGGCGAGCATGCCGGTCTCTTGA
- a CDS encoding UDP-glucuronic acid decarboxylase family protein: MAQIKRILVAGGAGFLGSHICERLVAQGHDVICVDNFFTSQKSNIIHLLNEPNFEIIRHDIIHPLWLEVDEIYNMACPAAPGHYQFNPIKTMKTSVMGSINLLGMAKRCRARYLFASTSEIYGDPEVHPQPETYRGSVNTLGIRACYDEGKRAAETLCMDYHRMNKVPVRIVRIFNTYGPRMHPYDGRVISNFIRQAFTGEPITIYGEGSQTRSFCFRDDLVEGIIRLMGSDQVGPINIGNPKEFTIKQLAELVVKMTGSKSEIIYTDLPADDPKQRQPDITLARKHLDWEPQVELEEGLQKTIDWFKSINLSAYRPPTPNY; encoded by the coding sequence ATGGCTCAGATCAAACGTATTTTGGTGGCTGGCGGAGCTGGCTTTCTTGGCTCGCACATCTGTGAGAGGTTGGTTGCCCAGGGGCACGATGTGATCTGCGTCGACAACTTCTTCACGAGCCAGAAGTCGAACATCATTCACCTGTTGAACGAGCCCAATTTCGAGATCATCCGTCACGACATTATCCACCCGCTGTGGCTGGAAGTGGACGAGATCTACAACATGGCTTGCCCCGCAGCGCCTGGGCATTACCAGTTCAATCCCATTAAGACGATGAAAACGTCGGTCATGGGGTCGATCAACTTGTTGGGCATGGCCAAACGTTGCCGGGCTCGTTACTTGTTTGCTTCGACGAGCGAGATCTACGGCGATCCGGAAGTTCATCCACAGCCAGAGACCTACCGAGGTAGCGTCAACACGCTCGGTATCCGTGCTTGCTACGACGAAGGCAAGCGAGCCGCCGAGACGCTGTGCATGGACTATCACCGGATGAACAAGGTGCCGGTCCGGATCGTACGTATCTTCAATACGTATGGTCCTCGGATGCATCCTTACGATGGCCGCGTAATTTCCAATTTCATCCGCCAGGCCTTCACCGGCGAACCGATCACCATCTATGGCGAAGGTTCGCAAACCCGGTCGTTCTGCTTCCGCGACGACCTGGTCGAAGGGATCATTCGGTTGATGGGCTCGGATCAGGTCGGTCCGATCAACATCGGAAACCCGAAGGAGTTCACCATCAAGCAATTGGCGGAGCTTGTGGTTAAAATGACTGGGTCGAAATCGGAGATCATCTATACCGATCTGCCGGCCGACGACCCAAAACAGCGGCAACCCGACATTACGCTTGCCCGCAAGCACCTAGACTGGGAACCGCAAGTTGAGTTAGAAGAAGGGCTTCAGAAAACTATCGACTGGTTCAAGTCGATCAACCTCTCGGCGTACCGACCGCCGACGCCTAACTACTAA
- a CDS encoding UDP-glucose/GDP-mannose dehydrogenase family protein has protein sequence MKLAVIGTGYVGLVTGTCFSDLGNEVTCIDVNQAKVEGLKQGIIPIYEPGLSELVLRNHEEGRLNFTTNAAEAIPDADVIYIAVGTPQSDSGAADLSAVWKVVEGIAPLLREDALVVVKSTVPVGTNGKVYDMLNKLCGREVNVASNPEFLKEGSAISDFMYPDRVVCGVRNREAEALLNTLHAPLLRTGKPILFMSPESSELTKYAANALLATKISFINEIANLSEKVGADINDVRIGMGHDQRIGFQFLFPGLGYGGSCFPKDVRALASLADSLELNPLIMRAVDEVNVHQRASLVRKIDAFYGGEVAGKTFGVWGLAFKPKTDDIREAPALELLNFLVEKGAKIRVHDPEAMDNVKEMYGDKISAYCKSEMEAVDGADCLAINTEWNEYRTPDFKKLKGKMKTPTVFDGRNLFDLATLEKHGFTYFSVGRRPVDSGSN, from the coding sequence ATGAAGCTAGCAGTCATTGGTACAGGTTACGTTGGACTGGTCACAGGAACCTGTTTTTCCGATCTGGGAAATGAAGTTACGTGCATCGACGTGAATCAGGCGAAAGTCGAAGGCTTGAAGCAGGGGATCATTCCGATCTACGAGCCCGGTCTTTCGGAACTGGTTCTAAGAAATCACGAAGAAGGTCGCCTGAACTTCACCACCAATGCTGCCGAGGCGATTCCTGACGCCGACGTAATCTACATCGCCGTCGGTACTCCTCAGTCCGATAGCGGAGCCGCTGATCTTTCCGCCGTCTGGAAGGTGGTTGAAGGAATCGCCCCGCTGCTGCGAGAAGACGCCCTGGTGGTGGTAAAGAGTACCGTTCCGGTCGGTACCAACGGCAAGGTCTACGACATGCTGAACAAGCTGTGCGGCCGCGAAGTGAACGTCGCCAGCAACCCCGAATTCCTCAAAGAGGGTTCGGCTATTTCGGACTTCATGTACCCAGACCGCGTCGTATGCGGCGTCCGCAATCGAGAAGCCGAGGCACTGTTAAATACGCTGCACGCACCACTGCTGCGGACCGGCAAGCCGATTCTGTTCATGAGCCCTGAAAGCTCCGAACTGACCAAGTACGCTGCCAACGCACTGCTGGCGACGAAGATCAGCTTCATCAACGAAATCGCCAACCTGAGCGAAAAGGTCGGGGCCGATATCAACGATGTCCGTATCGGCATGGGGCACGATCAGCGAATCGGTTTCCAGTTCCTCTTCCCTGGCCTCGGTTACGGCGGAAGCTGCTTCCCGAAGGACGTTCGGGCATTGGCTTCGCTGGCCGACTCGTTGGAACTCAATCCTTTGATCATGCGAGCGGTCGACGAAGTGAACGTCCATCAGCGAGCTTCGCTGGTCCGCAAGATCGATGCCTTCTATGGTGGCGAAGTCGCCGGCAAGACGTTTGGCGTTTGGGGGCTGGCCTTCAAGCCGAAGACCGACGATATTCGCGAGGCGCCGGCGCTGGAACTGTTAAACTTCTTGGTCGAAAAGGGAGCTAAGATTCGCGTTCACGATCCGGAAGCGATGGATAACGTGAAGGAAATGTACGGAGATAAGATCTCGGCCTATTGCAAGAGCGAAATGGAAGCGGTGGATGGTGCTGATTGCCTGGCGATTAATACCGAATGGAATGAATACCGCACGCCTGACTTCAAAAAGCTGAAAGGTAAGATGAAGACGCCAACGGTCTTCGATGGCCGCAACTTGTTCGATCTGGCAACCTTGGAGAAGCACGGATTCACGTACTTCTCGGTAGGACGTCGTCCGGTTGATTCAGGCTCGAACTAA
- a CDS encoding sugar porter family MFS transporter, producing the protein MYRIIFWSVTASLAGFLFGFDTVVISGAEKTIQSLWGLQDFYHGLALSAALWGTVLGSMLGFWPTDRFGRKKTLLSVGVLYLVSAIWSALANDPISFMIARWIGGVGVGISTVAAPLYISEISPPNNRGKLAGMFQFNIVFGILIAFLSNALIARWFAASQVELQDDVAWRWMLGVEAIPALIYSFFCFGLPESPRWLIARKGDREAGIAVLKQIVPDGSPGKVEALADEIEIGAQQTVASGSIWQGKLKVPLMLAFLIAFFNQLSGINAVLYFAPRIFEMTGLGEEAALLRSVGIGVTNLIFTFVGLALIDRLGRKTLIVIGSLGYIGSLGLCSLAFATENYSVVPPCIFAFIAAHAVGQGAVIWVFISEIFPNRYRAGGQAVGSFTHWFFAAALTLCFPTMVAVMPASAVFAIFCGMMILQLIWAIVFMPETKGVPLEEIERQLGVHE; encoded by the coding sequence ATGTATCGAATTATCTTTTGGTCGGTTACTGCCTCATTGGCTGGCTTTTTGTTTGGTTTCGACACTGTCGTGATCTCGGGTGCCGAGAAGACCATCCAGTCGCTTTGGGGGCTGCAAGACTTCTATCACGGGCTGGCATTGAGTGCCGCGTTGTGGGGTACCGTGCTGGGGTCGATGCTGGGATTCTGGCCGACCGATCGGTTCGGCCGAAAGAAAACACTGCTTTCGGTCGGCGTGCTGTACTTGGTTTCGGCAATCTGGTCTGCGCTGGCCAACGATCCGATCTCGTTCATGATCGCGCGTTGGATCGGTGGCGTGGGAGTCGGAATCTCGACCGTGGCGGCCCCGCTCTATATCTCCGAGATTTCGCCACCCAACAACCGTGGCAAGCTGGCTGGCATGTTCCAGTTCAATATTGTCTTCGGGATTCTCATAGCGTTCCTGTCGAATGCCCTGATCGCTCGCTGGTTCGCCGCCTCCCAGGTCGAACTGCAAGACGACGTCGCGTGGCGCTGGATGCTGGGCGTCGAGGCAATTCCCGCGCTGATCTATTCGTTTTTCTGCTTTGGCCTGCCCGAAAGTCCTCGCTGGTTGATTGCCCGCAAGGGGGATCGTGAAGCGGGCATTGCTGTTCTGAAACAAATCGTCCCAGACGGTTCGCCCGGCAAGGTGGAAGCATTGGCTGACGAAATCGAGATCGGAGCCCAGCAAACAGTTGCTTCAGGCAGCATCTGGCAAGGCAAGCTTAAGGTCCCTCTGATGCTGGCGTTTCTGATCGCGTTCTTTAACCAACTGTCCGGTATCAACGCGGTGCTTTACTTCGCTCCGCGGATTTTCGAGATGACCGGTCTCGGAGAGGAGGCGGCTCTGCTTCGGTCGGTCGGAATCGGAGTGACGAACCTGATCTTCACGTTCGTCGGCCTCGCCCTGATCGATCGCCTGGGGCGAAAGACTTTGATCGTCATCGGTTCGCTCGGCTACATCGGTTCGCTTGGCCTGTGCTCGTTGGCTTTCGCAACCGAGAACTACTCGGTCGTGCCTCCGTGCATCTTCGCTTTCATCGCGGCCCATGCCGTCGGTCAGGGTGCTGTGATCTGGGTGTTCATCTCCGAGATCTTCCCGAACCGTTATCGCGCCGGTGGTCAGGCCGTAGGCAGTTTTACCCACTGGTTCTTTGCGGCCGCTTTGACACTCTGCTTCCCGACGATGGTCGCCGTAATGCCGGCCAGTGCTGTATTCGCGATCTTCTGCGGCATGATGATCCTGCAGTTAATCTGGGCGATTGTCTTCATGCCGGAAACGAAAGGCGTTCCTCTGGAAGAAATCGAACGCCAGCTCGGTGTTCACGAATAG
- a CDS encoding MBL fold metallo-hydrolase: MQVVHPGILQVRTPALNFYVLRDEEGLYVIDGGFVGGVRILQNTLRQHGWNDLPIRGILVTHGHLDHIFNVAYLAKTTGAWIAATRLDAPHYAGKPHYEGNSRVTGWLEATGRFALGYQRFQPDRWLDDGDRIEILSGIKAVHLPGHTQGHMGFLLEKERLLFTADLFVSYRAGGRLPLEIFNNDSAENVRSIGKALGLKPAGVLPNHGSDAPPDVHLQRMERLFERVKCAGHEDYS, from the coding sequence ATGCAAGTTGTTCATCCTGGAATCTTGCAAGTCCGCACGCCGGCGTTGAACTTTTATGTTCTGCGAGACGAGGAAGGTCTGTACGTGATCGACGGTGGTTTCGTCGGAGGCGTGCGAATCCTGCAGAACACGCTGCGGCAGCATGGCTGGAACGATCTGCCGATCCGAGGCATTCTGGTCACGCATGGTCACCTCGACCACATCTTCAATGTCGCCTATCTGGCGAAGACGACCGGTGCATGGATCGCCGCGACGAGGCTCGATGCACCGCATTACGCAGGGAAGCCGCATTACGAAGGGAATTCACGGGTAACCGGCTGGCTGGAAGCGACCGGCCGTTTCGCGTTGGGGTACCAGAGATTCCAGCCGGATCGCTGGTTGGATGATGGCGATCGGATCGAGATTCTCTCCGGGATCAAAGCCGTTCACTTACCCGGTCACACCCAGGGGCATATGGGCTTCCTGCTGGAGAAAGAACGGCTGCTGTTCACGGCCGATCTGTTCGTCAGCTATCGGGCAGGGGGCCGGCTGCCGCTCGAGATCTTCAACAACGACTCTGCAGAAAACGTCCGTAGTATCGGCAAAGCTTTGGGGTTGAAGCCGGCTGGCGTGCTGCCGAATCATGGCAGCGACGCTCCGCCAGACGTCCATCTGCAGCGGATGGAACGTCTTTTTGAGCGTGTCAAATGTGCCGGGCACGAAGACTATTCGTGA
- a CDS encoding DUF1731 domain-containing protein codes for METSTDLRPIVIAGGSGFLGISLANHLARLGQPVVILSRNVPRIDGNWTHVSWDGRKPGPWSHCLEGAAGVVNLAGRTVDCIKTPAHQDEILRSRIESTRSLGQAMRTLSAPPPVWVQMGTAHIYGDPAVSRCDESSAFGIGFAPMVGQAWEAEFASAKLPDQRGIVLRTSFVIGKDRGVGGGALARLAMLTRWGLGGKIGSGHQGISWIHEADMNRLFEKALTDPSMSGAYIASSPNPVPQVEFMRGLREAVRMPIGLPAFRWMVQIGTPWLLNTDPELALLGRYVIPQRLLNDGFSFQFPEVKSALADLLA; via the coding sequence TTGGAAACATCAACCGATCTTCGACCAATCGTTATCGCCGGTGGCAGTGGCTTTCTGGGAATCTCGCTGGCCAATCATCTCGCCCGACTAGGCCAACCGGTCGTTATCTTGTCACGCAACGTACCTCGCATTGACGGCAACTGGACGCATGTGTCTTGGGATGGACGTAAACCGGGGCCGTGGAGCCATTGCTTGGAAGGAGCGGCCGGTGTCGTGAATCTCGCCGGCCGGACGGTCGACTGCATCAAGACGCCTGCCCATCAAGATGAAATATTGCGGTCGCGAATCGAATCGACACGGTCACTTGGCCAAGCCATGCGAACACTCTCCGCACCTCCACCGGTCTGGGTTCAAATGGGAACGGCTCATATCTATGGCGATCCGGCTGTCAGTCGCTGCGATGAAAGCTCGGCATTTGGAATCGGCTTTGCCCCGATGGTTGGACAGGCCTGGGAAGCAGAATTCGCTTCGGCCAAATTGCCTGATCAGCGCGGCATTGTCTTGCGAACCAGCTTCGTCATTGGCAAAGACCGCGGTGTCGGCGGCGGTGCCTTGGCTCGTTTGGCAATGCTGACTCGCTGGGGTCTCGGCGGCAAGATCGGCTCGGGCCACCAAGGCATCAGTTGGATTCACGAAGCCGACATGAACCGCTTATTCGAGAAAGCTCTCACCGATCCCTCGATGAGCGGAGCCTATATCGCCTCTTCGCCCAATCCGGTCCCTCAGGTCGAATTCATGCGAGGGCTGCGTGAAGCAGTGCGTATGCCCATCGGCCTGCCTGCGTTCCGGTGGATGGTCCAGATCGGTACCCCTTGGCTGTTGAATACGGATCCAGAACTAGCACTGCTTGGTCGCTACGTTATTCCGCAGCGACTGCTGAACGATGGCTTCTCGTTTCAATTTCCGGAAGTGAAGTCTGCCTTGGCGGACTTACTGGCGTAG
- a CDS encoding LamG domain-containing protein, whose product MSFLNRFRLLLLMLLLAVGSLAAPIVQADTILLVTANNGSLTGEESARRSSFQSWGYAVSTIWAGSSQAAIDSATLGAQVVYISEEVNSADLGTKLRTTSVGVINEENFLDDDFGFSDAVGSERSGSSIWVLGANQNISITGAAQQLTQMEGNLAPGAQIVARTTSNTGKVTIVSLEKGAQLANNISGNSTAAGRRVRMPFGGEPFQWSSLNSNGLYIVQEALNFARATADQTLLHWRLDEGTGGTIYDASGANRHGSFQTGTPTWITGPRNGALDFSGGNDVRSSAAFDPPAQGSVAFWMKRDDAVTSTERILGTGDDWEIRIEPSGIVAFDLGANNTSGSFETTTALNAINQWYHIVAIYDSIGDTFTIYVNGKLHRSGSVGLNDPSGNYLSLGTRTGTADRFDGTIDDLRIYNYQLSETQVAELYGLIGHWKFNEGSGSVANDSSAFKNHANISGATWTTDCAGNVALAFNGSGAVATTTSSVTPPEQGSIAFWFISEAPYASNQRLWGIGDNYEIRQAADGVVYCDVSGNGIDGGFFTTEPLDETMKAYHFVASYDNADDTYAIYIDGELHKSGVSSVDLSTQAGGILSFGTRTGSTEYWQGTMRDFRLYNRKILESEVLQLAGVAAHYELDETSGSIAYDSTAANNDATYYGAPTLGTPGPDSSTLGTAVELDGSTQYITSNKSLLNSLPQFTIAGWIYLDTLNANQSFFGQNDVIEFGIRGRTGQVHLWTANGGFFYVGGTLKAGQWIHVAAVGNGTEIVAYVNGLPVASSSRSTTSYGTSSYSFKIGEGVYAPTGDYLDGRVDDVRVFTRALCPAEILALASGHEEKGIRIIKWVEVQ is encoded by the coding sequence ATGTCGTTCTTGAACCGGTTTCGGCTGCTCCTGCTTATGCTGCTGTTGGCAGTGGGAAGCTTGGCTGCGCCGATCGTTCAGGCCGACACCATCTTGTTGGTGACCGCCAACAATGGATCGCTGACTGGGGAAGAGTCAGCACGACGATCTTCGTTTCAATCATGGGGCTACGCGGTCTCGACCATCTGGGCAGGTAGCTCTCAGGCCGCAATCGACTCGGCAACACTTGGGGCTCAAGTCGTTTACATTTCCGAAGAAGTTAACAGCGCCGATCTGGGGACCAAGCTTCGGACAACCTCGGTGGGCGTGATCAACGAAGAAAACTTCCTCGACGACGACTTTGGCTTTTCAGACGCCGTTGGTTCGGAACGTTCCGGCAGTTCGATCTGGGTGCTGGGTGCCAATCAAAACATAAGTATCACCGGCGCCGCACAGCAACTGACGCAGATGGAAGGCAATCTCGCTCCCGGTGCGCAGATCGTTGCCCGCACGACTAGTAACACCGGCAAAGTGACCATTGTTTCCCTCGAAAAGGGAGCCCAGTTAGCCAACAACATTTCGGGTAATTCGACCGCGGCCGGGCGGCGTGTGCGAATGCCTTTCGGTGGCGAACCGTTTCAGTGGAGTTCGCTCAACAGTAACGGTCTTTATATCGTTCAAGAGGCGCTGAACTTTGCCCGAGCGACCGCCGATCAAACGCTGCTGCATTGGAGACTCGACGAAGGTACCGGTGGGACGATCTACGATGCGTCAGGTGCGAATCGTCACGGTAGCTTCCAGACCGGAACACCGACCTGGATAACCGGGCCGCGGAATGGGGCACTCGACTTTAGTGGTGGAAACGACGTGCGTTCAAGTGCCGCTTTCGATCCACCTGCCCAGGGCAGCGTCGCCTTCTGGATGAAACGTGACGACGCGGTGACCAGCACCGAACGGATCCTCGGAACCGGGGACGACTGGGAAATACGGATCGAACCGAGCGGCATCGTCGCCTTCGATCTCGGGGCGAACAATACCTCAGGTTCGTTTGAAACTACCACGGCACTTAACGCGATTAATCAGTGGTATCATATTGTCGCGATCTACGATTCGATCGGCGATACATTCACGATTTACGTGAACGGCAAGCTTCATCGCTCGGGCTCCGTCGGGTTGAACGACCCTTCCGGCAATTATCTGTCGCTCGGGACACGCACCGGCACCGCGGATCGCTTTGACGGGACGATCGATGATCTGAGAATCTACAACTACCAGCTTTCCGAGACGCAAGTCGCGGAACTATATGGATTGATCGGACATTGGAAGTTCAACGAAGGAAGTGGTAGCGTCGCCAACGATAGTTCGGCGTTCAAGAACCACGCCAACATAAGCGGAGCAACCTGGACGACCGATTGTGCAGGGAACGTCGCTCTGGCCTTCAATGGTTCTGGCGCGGTGGCAACGACAACGTCGAGCGTGACTCCGCCCGAGCAAGGTTCGATTGCCTTCTGGTTCATCAGCGAGGCGCCCTACGCCAGCAATCAGCGGCTGTGGGGGATCGGCGACAACTACGAGATCCGTCAGGCAGCCGACGGCGTGGTTTACTGCGACGTCAGCGGCAACGGAATCGATGGCGGCTTCTTCACGACCGAGCCTCTCGATGAAACGATGAAAGCGTATCACTTTGTCGCCAGCTACGACAACGCCGATGACACCTATGCGATCTATATCGATGGCGAACTTCATAAGAGTGGCGTTTCGAGTGTTGATCTGAGCACCCAGGCCGGAGGCATCCTGTCGTTTGGCACACGAACCGGTTCGACCGAATACTGGCAAGGAACGATGCGTGATTTTCGACTCTACAATCGCAAGATCCTCGAGTCGGAAGTCCTGCAGTTGGCTGGTGTGGCGGCGCACTACGAACTGGATGAAACGAGCGGCTCGATTGCCTACGATTCGACCGCTGCGAATAACGATGCCACCTACTACGGGGCACCGACGCTGGGAACACCTGGACCGGACAGTTCCACCCTGGGGACCGCGGTCGAACTGGATGGCTCGACGCAATACATTACCAGCAACAAGAGCCTGTTGAATTCATTACCGCAATTCACGATAGCTGGCTGGATTTACCTCGACACATTGAATGCCAATCAATCGTTCTTCGGCCAGAACGACGTGATCGAATTTGGCATTCGGGGAAGGACCGGGCAAGTTCATTTGTGGACAGCGAATGGTGGCTTCTTCTATGTTGGCGGAACGCTTAAGGCTGGGCAGTGGATACATGTGGCAGCGGTTGGCAATGGCACCGAAATTGTCGCCTATGTAAATGGACTTCCAGTGGCTTCGTCAAGTCGCAGCACCACTTCATACGGAACGAGTAGCTACAGCTTCAAAATCGGCGAAGGCGTTTATGCCCCAACTGGCGACTACCTGGATGGTCGCGTTGATGACGTGCGGGTGTTTACGCGTGCTTTATGTCCGGCGGAAATCCTGGCTCTGGCGTCAGGACATGAAGAGAAAGGGATCCGCATCATCAAGTGGGTGGAAGTTCAGTAG
- a CDS encoding phosphate ABC transporter substrate-binding protein, whose product MLRVLACVALTCLLPLAGCGLGSSSTNNRITVTGSSTIAPLLTEIARRYEEAHPGVRIDVQTGGTGKGIADVRQGVAEIGMASRELKSDESDLTVHPLAADGVGMILHAENPIAELSDSQIIAIYRDEVNNWKDLDGPDLPIQVVHKAEGRATLEVFQKYFKIENTAVKPDVIVGHNEQGIKTVAGAPGAIGYVSIGTAEADIQAGLPIRLLPLAGVVASTATVADGTFPMSRPLHLVTKGEIDPVTADFIAFAQSDQVHDLITEQYFVPLAR is encoded by the coding sequence ATGCTACGCGTTCTTGCGTGCGTTGCACTAACCTGCCTGCTGCCGCTTGCCGGATGCGGGCTGGGAAGTTCGTCGACGAACAACCGGATCACTGTGACTGGCTCTAGCACGATCGCTCCGCTGTTAACCGAAATTGCCCGTCGTTATGAAGAGGCACACCCTGGCGTTCGTATTGATGTGCAAACCGGAGGAACGGGCAAAGGGATCGCCGATGTCCGCCAAGGCGTTGCCGAGATTGGTATGGCAAGCCGTGAACTTAAATCAGACGAGTCCGACCTGACCGTACATCCCTTGGCTGCCGATGGCGTAGGAATGATCCTTCACGCAGAGAACCCGATTGCCGAGCTCAGCGATTCGCAGATCATCGCCATCTATCGCGATGAAGTGAACAACTGGAAGGATCTAGATGGGCCAGACCTTCCGATTCAGGTCGTCCACAAAGCAGAAGGCAGGGCAACCCTGGAAGTTTTCCAAAAGTACTTCAAAATCGAAAACACCGCAGTCAAACCGGACGTGATCGTGGGACACAACGAGCAAGGCATCAAAACAGTTGCCGGTGCCCCTGGTGCCATCGGTTATGTCTCGATCGGCACCGCCGAAGCCGATATTCAGGCCGGCCTCCCGATTCGCTTGCTCCCCCTGGCTGGTGTTGTTGCTTCGACCGCTACGGTCGCGGATGGCACGTTTCCGATGAGTCGTCCTTTGCACTTGGTCACGAAGGGAGAAATCGATCCGGTCACGGCTGACTTCATTGCGTTCGCCCAGTCGGATCAGGTTCACGATCTTATCACGGAGCAGTACTTTGTCCCGCTCGCTCGCTGA
- the pstC gene encoding phosphate ABC transporter permease subunit PstC — translation MSRSLADRCLRWGTAAAAMLSGSIVLLVIVFLWKESWPALNELGLVRFFIDASWHPLSDRFGLVPMIAATLATTLGAVVVATPLGIGSAIFTQFYAPPRLARWYRRLIELLAGIPSVVYGLWGLVVLVPIMSHLGGTGQGLLTAICVLALMILPTISLTADVALGSVPSSWLQGAAASGLPPWTIATQVALPAARSAIAAGVMLATARAIGETMAVLMVAGNVVEMPTSLTGPVRTLTANIASEMGYASSSHRAVLFVSGLLLMVAAAGIVLLAEWLRGDRHE, via the coding sequence TTGTCCCGCTCGCTCGCTGATCGCTGCCTGCGATGGGGAACCGCCGCCGCGGCCATGCTGTCGGGATCGATCGTGCTGCTGGTGATTGTTTTCTTGTGGAAAGAATCGTGGCCGGCGCTGAATGAACTGGGGTTGGTTCGCTTCTTCATCGATGCCAGTTGGCATCCCCTTTCCGATCGCTTCGGCCTGGTGCCGATGATCGCCGCAACCTTGGCGACAACGCTCGGCGCGGTGGTTGTCGCCACGCCGCTTGGCATTGGCTCGGCGATCTTCACACAGTTCTATGCACCGCCGAGGCTGGCACGCTGGTATCGACGTCTGATTGAACTGTTGGCGGGGATTCCCTCGGTGGTGTATGGCCTGTGGGGGCTGGTTGTGCTGGTGCCGATCATGTCACACCTCGGCGGAACAGGCCAAGGCCTACTGACCGCAATTTGCGTTCTAGCACTGATGATCTTGCCGACTATCTCGTTAACGGCCGATGTCGCGTTAGGCAGCGTGCCATCGAGTTGGCTGCAAGGGGCCGCCGCGTCGGGGCTACCTCCTTGGACGATCGCCACCCAGGTCGCTTTGCCCGCGGCACGCAGTGCCATCGCTGCCGGAGTGATGCTGGCCACGGCCCGGGCAATCGGCGAGACGATGGCGGTGTTGATGGTGGCTGGCAACGTCGTCGAAATGCCGACCTCCCTGACCGGGCCGGTACGAACCTTAACGGCGAACATCGCCAGCGAAATGGGCTACGCTTCGTCGAGTCATCGCGCTGTGCTATTTGTGAGTGGCCTGCTGCTGATGGTTGCCGCAGCAGGGATCGTGCTTCTCGCGGAATGGCTGCGAGGTGACCGCCATGAATAA
- the pstA gene encoding phosphate ABC transporter permease PstA, which translates to MNNHRWKECIPTAAMWSIAILITALLAWILCDIAWRGFSHVSWEFLTSEPRDAGRQGGIAPMIVSTLLILCVSLSIAFPLSLGTAIWLVEQTRQTSLGGRAIRMSLDALAAVPSIVFGLFGNAFFCVLLGMEYSILSGGLTLACMLLPILTRVTEEALRSVPTEFQHASAAAGLTKTTTLLHITLPTAGPAIAAGAVLGIGRALAETAALIFTAGYVTRMPGSVWDSGRSLSVHIYDMAMNVPGGNSQAYATALVLIVMLLIVNMTVVSLIRLGSNRISGRNAR; encoded by the coding sequence ATGAATAATCACCGCTGGAAAGAATGCATCCCCACTGCCGCCATGTGGAGCATCGCGATTCTGATTACGGCTCTTTTAGCATGGATCTTGTGCGACATTGCCTGGCGTGGCTTCTCGCATGTCAGTTGGGAGTTTCTGACCAGTGAACCGCGCGATGCTGGTCGGCAAGGTGGGATCGCACCGATGATCGTTTCGACGCTGCTGATCCTTTGCGTTTCGCTTTCGATTGCGTTTCCACTTTCTTTGGGTACCGCAATCTGGCTGGTCGAGCAGACACGGCAAACATCGCTCGGTGGGCGAGCTATACGCATGAGCCTCGACGCTTTAGCCGCGGTTCCTTCGATTGTGTTTGGTCTGTTCGGCAATGCCTTCTTTTGTGTCTTGCTGGGCATGGAGTACTCGATCTTGAGCGGTGGCCTCACGCTGGCTTGTATGTTGTTGCCGATTTTGACTCGCGTGACCGAAGAAGCTCTCCGTTCGGTTCCGACCGAATTTCAGCATGCGTCCGCGGCAGCTGGTTTAACGAAGACGACGACACTGCTTCACATCACGCTGCCGACCGCTGGCCCCGCGATTGCGGCCGGAGCGGTTCTCGGCATTGGTCGCGCCCTGGCAGAAACCGCGGCCTTGATCTTCACCGCCGGCTATGTCACACGGATGCCTGGCTCGGTGTGGGATTCCGGTAGATCGCTGAGTGTTCACATCTACGACATGGCGATGAACGTCCCCGGCGGAAACTCCCAGGCCTACGCCACGGCCCTGGTCCTGATTGTGATGTTGTTGATCGTGAACATGACCGTGGTTAGCTTGATTCGCTTGGGATCGAATCGGATCAGTGGGAGGAATGCAAGATGA